CTTTACAATTAAAGAAACTGTTAATTGATTAACATGATGCAACGTTTAAAGccttattatatttgattatgcgccattaaaattttactacatattatatttgattaagcGCCatatgatttttctaaatattgcAAGCGAATTAAGTCATGATTTATACAGCCAATCGGCTTTgaagaaaataacattaactattatacaatttattaaaacgaaaTATACACACACAATGAGTATTATACACTATTAGACTCGTGAGTAAATGACAATGTTACCccattatttactttattccaGTATACCTAAGGTCCATGTATATAAACTCAAGCTATACCAACATTGTCACCTCCTCAAAGCCAGTTACAACAGACGAATTTGTGTCATGCCAATGATATCAACACGTATAGGAAACATAAGCAGTTCCTTCCATCAGTTTCACTGACGCGTTATTTACacgaacaaatattttcactaacaaTGGAAGATATTATTACCGCATTGGCATATAGACGCGTCTAAAGAACAACATCGATGTTCTGACGCACTAGCACATATAgacaaatcataaaatatgtacaacactaataatagaatatttaaccTTACATCGTAGAGTTAAAGTTCAGAATTTAATTCTCACGTTATCGATACTATTAAGATTAGTTACGACATGAATTTATCAATTTACACAATGATGAATAATCGTAATTATCTAAATACAACGTCGATTGAGATATTATAGAATCTACCATGTATAGCAACGCCAATATTGTGTCGTCTTTCCCATACTTGCGAGACGAATATTCGACTATTCACCAGACATTTTAGCCGAACTTTTTTAGCGTGGGTCTtgtcaagattttttatttttatgcaatatatttacatttattgtaaaaacgATCTAGTTTTTACAACAGGACGTCTACTTGACGCATATCCCCACTAAGAAATTTCATTGGATAATCGAATCTATAAGCTCAGTCACTTATATATACACTGCAACTTGACTAAGAATATGATTAAAATGGCCTAAATAATCATGATTAATGCAACCTCAAATCTAATCGATTTCCTATCTACCCAATTAGTCTGACAATTCATCATGATAGGGCCTCGTTAAATCAACTTTATCAAGACCATAGAAAATTTCTCACGGTCATAGATACAAGTATGGGAGTCTTATTTAAACTCGCAATAAAGCAACATGTAAATACTACCTTTATATTCATAGTTCATACACAAAAGTATAGAGATTTCACATCGAAATATTCACTATTATGATTTCGTATGCCCGCATTGACTACGTAATAAATAACTAGAGTAGTTTCACTACATTATCGCTAGTTAATGCAAAATAATTGCGAGGAACTGTAGCACCTCTGTCGTTGGTAATGCATTTGTTCGACCGCTATTCTTGAGATTATCTGAAGTCATGACATGAATATCTACGTGATGCAATAATATTCGATAAATTTTCCCATAGTAGCATCACTTGAATTAACTATTTACATTTAACTATAGGTTTACAGACAACCCAGCTGCCCGCAATAGTTTCGGCATGTTACCAGCGGCATATTTACACTTTACGAATGCTCCTCGAACCATTCCACTTGTTTCTAGGgcgtaaagaaaatatatttacaacagACACAATGTCGATCTACGATAGGATTACTTTAAATACGCAAGTCTGAGACAACGCATGCAAGCATGCTGCAACTCTTAATCTACATGATTAATTATTGGAACACGACGGCACCAAATCAATTatgatttgaaattaaattaaatagtacGAAGATTTCCTATGTATATAGGGTGATGTTTATAGTACACAATTCCTAACGTCAGTACAATATAGGTGTTGTCTATGGTGAGGTTGGCGTCGTCGTTTCCCCCTAAGTATTATGACTTGGTAGCTCACTGTAGTCACCGTTATAATCACAAGCTCACTCCTGTAGCACATCGCACGACAGTCACTTTCTCCTCGAGCGCTTGTGCTTGTGGCTCTTGTGATATTATGTGAACTCATTAAATTGCGCCAGCGCCGTCTTAACTCTGAAACAATGAAGTggattacaatttgtaaatacaaaacaacacacaatattttccttttattttatattaataaatgtattttggtATCATTTTGAGTGGCAGTGGGACTGATAGCATGTATGTGAGCATACAGGATTACGTCAGACAAGATACTCAGCACGCCGATGTCGAGCAGGCACAACTGTAATGCGTGTGAGTGTGCGTACTAGTCGTACAAGTGGTCGGCGAGGCGAGAATGTAGTGTGTTTGattgtgtgtgagtgtgtgtgagtgtatttgagtgtgtgtgagtgtgtgcgagtgtgtgtgagtgtgtgcgaGTGTGAGCGagtgtgtgcgagtgtgtgcgagtgtgtgtgagtgtatgcGAGTTTGTGTGAGTGTACATACTTATCGTGTAGGTGGTCGGCGTGGTGTTGCGCGCGCAGGTGTCGCAGGGCGCGCAGCACGCCGAGGTCGGCGAGGCGCGCCTGTCGGGCGGCGGCTCCCGCTTCTCCGCGCCACACCAGGTTGCCCGCCGCGAACACGGCCGCCTCCTGTAACTTGCTCTCGGGATGTGCCTGCGCAGAAACAATACAACGTCACAACAGATATAACAGCATCATGGTTTGGTAGGAGTAAATTACAGGGTAATTATTAGCACATCATTATGTAAATTTGATCACAATTTTTGAAGTTATTAATCGATAGTTACCAGATAGTCGACGAGCTTCCTTAGCACATCCTCATTGGCCATGATGAGATCCTTAGCTTTCTCGCCGTCGCCAATATTGCCTAATATACACAGCGCTTGCTCCTTGACCTCCGCGGGTAAGATCCCTCTAACACAACTATCACAGCCTACAAAAGgataacatgaaaataaaagatCTTTTTACGTATATATGATTTCAGCATTTTATACAGAATGTTACAGAATGGTGGTATAAAAAATTACCCGAAGtgttttaataactaaatttctaaaataataataattattacaaatgtttttaaatttataggcTTCATGTGTTACcactgttttgaatattttttattctaatttctcTTACGAGAAATATGGTCGATTATTCTTAATTTCAGAAACGCTGCCCTTATGTCCCCAACTCAAAAATTACGctgtaaattgttaatttcataTTGCAAGTTTATATTCAATAGtctcaattatttaaataatatccgaAACAGCCTGTATACTCTGTCTgttgttgcaataaaatatttttaaaaatatatacctgcATAACTTGCGAGGAATATTCGCTCATAATAGCATCGATGTGCTGCCTGGTGGACAGCAGGTTCCTCAACAGGCCCAGGGTCTTCATTATCACTCGCGTGTCACTGTCTCCCAACAACCTGAACATCTGCTCCGTGCCCAAGCAACATAGGATGCGTTGCTTCACTTTCTGTTCCGCCTGTAAGCATGAAAAATTGATTATCGACCAATACTGATGGCTTTTAAAGCTGTAATTTTaaggtataatataatagggTATTATCGCTATCCTCGTGGGAGTACCCAGGAGGGAAATGGCAGCTGTCCCATAACCCATGATTTTGTACGCCTAATGACTTATGACTATAAAAAATTCTTAATCTTGCACCCATGACCTAATCCAAAATTTTTGCTTTATaagatcatataaaaaataaagaaaatatacctGGAAGGCCATGTTCATTAGCGCCCATATGCCGTTGAGCCTTAGCGCGGCCTCGGGCCTCTTCGTTAGGTTGCACAACATTTCTACAGCACCTGCCAACAAATCTTTATAATGTTAATCTAAAACATCTGAAATTTGGAACAAACACTGGACAACATACTTTTATATGATCACTTGTAAATTGATATCCTGATACAGGATGTCTCAATTTGCACCCAATGCGAGTATATTGGGGTAAGTCCGAATCATGGGTTAATAccgttactaaaattattgcttaaggcgatacctcaaggtccattttcatacattttgtttcacctttaatctgggtaactaaacaagtattggcaagtaaagaatttaaatttacgtctagttagtgattagttctcgcagttgaaagaaaaacgtaaaataattaataatcatggatatttcggccattaaaattttatatgacgaaattgaggtatcgccttaaccctAACTAGAACAAATAAAGAAGCCATTTCGTTATAGTACATTACGAAATAGTACTTTATACTGTTGTGTCCCAGTTAGGAAATTTCATTGAATCAACTATCTTCCCTGTGATCCGAACTTGCCCCAAAATACCACATATCAACAAATAATTGAACCACACCTTGATCCAACATTGGCTCCTTGGCGGGTGAGAACTCTAACAAGAGATTGCACAATGTAGATGAACCGACGGTAAGTAGCTCAGTTCCGGGGGAATCTGTGAGGAGTTGCATGAGAGGTTTCCATACTGAATGGTCCTGTAAATAAACagaaactatattaaataaaaaaattggatatTCCCTTCTGTAAGATTTTTCCAATTATTGCAATTCTATTGTTTTGAAACGTTTAtagaaattgaaatttttattcattataaactataaagtttAAGAGTTTTTCACTTTTCATGATGTATACAACAGGTTTTAAAATTAGGGCCAATGATTAAATCCTCATTCTGATACACTCTAtgtaatctttaattaaaatcctatctatttactatataacaataatccataaacaaaaatccaatgtatttactacataataGATAAATCAGTATGTGTGTGAATTGTTACCTGAAATGTGGTTCTGAGTTGTTGCACCGATCTGGACAATGAATGTAAACACCTCACTGCCGCTAACCGCACCTGAAATAACATGTTTCCAT
The sequence above is drawn from the Manduca sexta isolate Smith_Timp_Sample1 unplaced genomic scaffold, JHU_Msex_v1.0 HiC_scaffold_3096, whole genome shotgun sequence genome and encodes:
- the LOC119192740 gene encoding LOW QUALITY PROTEIN: armadillo repeat-containing protein 8-like (The sequence of the model RefSeq protein was modified relative to this genomic sequence to represent the inferred CDS: inserted 1 base in 1 codon), whose product is SGHLFTIKTNNVFVPRVVFGALPCLARLCTKEMPEDIRASAAETLAYLAEVDTALQRLAAISNHLMSSLADIVTCESAAAKQGAFKCFASLGANDEDIRKMIIETHGLMVHVVDGMNNSEPAVRLAAVRCLHSLSRSVQQLRTTFQDHSVWKPLMQLLTDSPGTELLTVGSSTLCNLLLEFSPAKEPMLDQGAVEMLCNLTKRPEAALRLNGIWALMNMAFQAEQKVKQRILCCLGTEQMFRLLGDSDTRVIMKTLGLLRNLLSTRQHIDAIMSEYSSQVMQAVIVVLEGSYPXEVKEQALCILGNIGDGEKAKDLIMANEDVLRKLVDYLAHPESKLQEAAVFAAGNLVWRGEAGAAARQARLADLGVLRALRHLRAQHHADHLHDKVKTALAQFNEFT